One Melospiza melodia melodia isolate bMelMel2 chromosome 1, bMelMel2.pri, whole genome shotgun sequence genomic window carries:
- the GATA6 gene encoding transcription factor GATA-6, whose translation MAVAEGGWCAVKRCAAADAGGSSCPFATREPRPSPPSPSSSCGSQGERGSCSTPRPETDGSHRPPPAAEGRSLLAPYVHFGTPHPSGRAGWEDILLFADLDQTSKLIWSSRGPKLSALGAEQPEEMYQTLAISAAQGPTPYDGSPGGFMHSTPSSPVYVPTTRVGSMLPTLPYLQGSGAAQPSHPGGGHAVWSQPAAESPSYSSGGGSHPSGRFPYSPSPPVANGASREPGAYSNSLGARDQYSPLARPLNGSYPGPYTSYVGPQLAPAWPTAPFENSMLHCLQGRAAPIPVRAPSAELLEDLSESRECVNCGSIQTPLWRRDGTGNYLCNACGLYTKMNGLSRPLIKPQKRVPSSRRMGLSCANCHTTTTTLWRRNAEGEPVCNACGLYMKLHGVPRPLAMKKEGIQTRKRKPKNINKSKACSGNSTTAVPMTPTSTSSTNSDDCSKTASPGAQPAASGASSSVMSGPGESTSPESSNLKYSGQDGLYTGVSLSSTAEVTASVRQDPWCALALA comes from the exons ATGGCCGTGGCTGAAGGCGGCTGGTGCGCGGTGAAGCGGTGCGCTGCTGCGGACGCCGGCGGTTCCTCCTGTCCCTTCGCGACCAGAGAGCCGCGCCCGTCTCCTCCTTCGCCTTCCTCCTCCTGCGGCTCCCAGGGTGAACGCGGATCCTGCAGCACTCCTCGGCCGGAGACCGACGGCAGCCAccggccgccccccgccgccgagGGCAGGTCGCTGCTCGCCCCCTACGTGCACTTCGGGACCCCGCACCCCTCCGGCCGTGCCGGCTGGGAGGACATCCTGCTCTTCGCGGACTTAGACCAAACCAGCAAGCTGATCTGGTCCAGCCGCGGCCCCAAGCTGAGCGCCCTCGGCGCCGAGCAGCCCGAGGAGATGTACCAGACCCTCGCCATCTCGGCCGCCCAGGGCCCCACGCCGTACGACGGATCTCCGGGCGGCTTCATGCACTCCACGCCCAGCTCGCCCGTCTACGTGCCCACCACCCGCGTGGGCTccatgctgcccacgctgccctaCCTGCAGGGCAGCGGGgcggcccagcccagccacccGGGCGGCGGCCACGCCGTCTGGTCCCAGCCGGCCGCGGAGAGCCCCTCGtacagcagcggcggcggctcccACCCCTCGGGCCGCTTCCCCTACTCGCCGAGCCCGCCGGTGGCCAACGGGGCCTCCCGGGAGCCCGGCGCCTACAGCAACAGCCTGGGCGCCAGGGACCAGTACAGCCCGCTGGCCCGGCCGCTCAATGGCTCCTACCCGGGCCCCTACACGTCCTACGTGGGGCCGCAGCTCGCCCCTGCCTGGCCCACGGCGCCCTTCGAGAACTCCATGCTGCACTGCCTCCAGGGCCGCGCCGCCCCCATCCCCGTGCGGGCACCCAGCGCAG AGCTGCTGGAGGACCTGTCCGAGAGCCGCGAGTGCGTCAACTGCGGCTCCATCCAGACCCCGCTGTGGAGGAGGGACGGCACCGGCAACTACCTGTGCAACGCCTGCGGGCTCTACACCAAGATGAACGGCCTCAGCCGGCCCCTCATCAAGCCCCAAAAGAGAGTG CCTTCGTCGCGGCGgatggggctgtcctgtgccaaCTGccacaccaccaccaccacgctGTGGCGCAGGAACGCCGAGGGCGAGCCCGTCTGCAACGCCTGCGGCCTCTACATGAAGCTCCATGGG GTTCCTCGGCCTCTTGCTATGAAAAAAGAAGGAATTCAGACAAGGAAGCGAAAACCTAAGAATATAAATAAATCAAAGGCATGCTCtg GTAACAGTACTACTGCAGTTCCCATGACTCCGACATCCACGTCCTCTACCAACTCAGACGACTGCAGCAAAACGGCTTCTCCCGGCGCACAGCCTGCAGCCTCCGGG gcGAGCTCGTCCGTGATGTCTGGCCCCGGAGAGAGCACCAGCCCCGAGAGCAGCAACCTCAAGTATTCAGGTCAAGATGGGCTGTACACAGGAGTCAGCCTGAGCTCCACGGCCGAGGTGACAGCATCTGTGAGGCAGGATCCCTGGTGTGCCCTGGCTCTGGCGTGA